DNA sequence from the Nicotiana tomentosiformis chromosome 3, ASM39032v3, whole genome shotgun sequence genome:
AGCATCTGTATcaacatttttctccatcatctTAGCAAAACAAAACAGTGCCTTATCAACTTCACCAGCTAAACAATGCCCTTGTATCAGAACAGTCCAAGTCTTGATATCCGGAATGCATCCACATTCTTCCATCGCATCAATCACGTTCAAGGCCTCCTCCAACCTCCGCATTTTGCAGAGTCCATAGATTAATTGGCTGTAGGTAATATTATCAGGTTCAAATCCTGCATCTCTCATAGCTTCTGTTATCTTCTCTGCTTCCTCAAATCGCCCCAAGTTAGCCAAACACCTATGAATGACATCATAAATAATCTTTGAGCGTGAATGCCCTGCTGCCTCAAATTTTCCCACAACTCTAAATAGCAGATCAAGATCTGGGGGATTTGACTGTGCGATGGATCTTAAAAGAATATTACACTCACCAAGTGATGGTTTAAACTGACCGTCCATCATCAGCTCGTATAGTTCTACTGCATCTCTCAACATCCTAATCTTCTGAAAATGCCTTGAGATCTTTATATATGTATCAAGATCTATTTCAAAACCTATGCTCTTCATTTCTTCTACCACACTCCAAAACTCTTCAATCGACTCTTCTCGGCAAAGAACCCTAAGAATCCCATTGTAAGTAACGGTGTTGTGCTGAAAACCTAAACTCCTAGCAACCCATTTGAAAAAGTTGAAAGCTTTAAGCGGATATCCTATTTCCCTAAGTTCCTTCAACACCCTAAGCACAAAATTATCCGACACCGAGAGTTTCATTTCCCGTAATTGTCTCTCCACCTCGAATCCCCATTCTTGTTTCTTAATCAATTCGGACACATCGATTGCCAAATCACCCATAGCATTTTCTTTAATCATCCTACCATAGAAATGCTTCAAAGCAGTGGCATCAGTTTCCATTTTCAAATTCCTAAAAACGGAATGAATTGACTTATAAGTTTCCTCATCAATATAAAAACCTTTCTCTTTCATTTCCTTAATAGTAATCCAAAAGTCCTTCATAGAATCCTTATTGGCATAAATTCTGAGCATCAAACTGTACATAGCAGAACTAGGTTCAAACCTCTTTTGCTTAATTACCCATTTCAAGAAATTTCCAGCCTTTTTCGGGTCTTTATCAAGTTTCTTCAACAGATACATAACAGCTTCATGGGTCACCGGAAAATCAAGTTTTCCTAAATCCTTTTCTAAATGTTTGGACCAGTCGTTGGATAGTATAATGTCTACAAAAGATTCAGGTTTTGATGAAAAGGAAACATTTTGATGGGCGCCGAGTATAGTAGCAGAAGTACAAATTTGTGTGGGAAGGGAAGGAGAAAGGTAAAAGTAGTGAGTCACCTGAGGGTTGGGCGAGGGAGCTCGAGAAAGCTGAGTAAGAAACAGCGAATTCTTCAGTCGAAGCGAACTCAGGATTCTCTTGCCCTGATTCATGGCTGCCGTGATCTCTCTCTTCTAACGGATACAAGGGAGATGCAAAACCCTTGAAAACCCCCCCTCTTCTTTAGGAATTAGGCTTATTTAGTGTAGGAAATAACTTATAACTGAACCCTAATACATTCTTCATTTATTTGCCTTAAAAAAATCTCATCAAATTGGTTAGTtattaattgacttacctagcgggttgagtaaGGTGTCATTACGACTAGTTgtattttgggccgtgacaagaaATTAGGGGTTGCGTTAAAAGATGGTTGGATTTTATCGGGTTGGGCATGGTTAATTATACATAATCGGGTTAAAAGAAATATAGAGTCAAGTAAAGAAGAACCAGTAATATAAAGACACGTGGCAAAGTCGGGATCGAAAAATTAATTCTTATTGCGGAAAAACCAGAAAATGGAACTATTATTAGACAATGGCATAAATAGGCCAAAAGCATAACGTTAGTGGCATGCATGTGGCAAAAGTATAACGTTAGTGGCATGAATGAACCAACCTTTTAACGGATGACATAGATAGGCCATTTCTATTAGTTGAGTGGCATGAATAGGCCAAAAGTATAACGTTAGTGGCATGAATGAACCAACCTTTTAACGGATGACATAGATATGCCATTTCTATTAGTTGAGTGGCATGAATAGGCCAAAAGTATAACGTTAGTGGCATGAATGGACCAACTTTTTTACGGATGACATAGATAAGCCATTTCTGTTAATTGAGTGACATAATTTTTATGCATTCATTTACTTCATAATCtaaattttgatttttatttttttattaacatAGGTATTCGATACTTAATTGGCCCGATTGATCCAGATTCACCTCACATAAGactcattaaaaataaaaaggttACCAACTAAATTTTTTTTCTTCCCATTCTAAGGGATCATATTTGAAGTCTCTAATTAAGGGCAGAGAAGTTCTCAACCATCCTGTCATATCGGTTGGTGAATCTAGAAATTTATATCAATAGAAAATTAAAATCTCCATAAAAAGTC
Encoded proteins:
- the LOC104084762 gene encoding pentatricopeptide repeat-containing protein At3g48250, chloroplastic encodes the protein MNQGKRILSSLRLKNSLFLTQLSRAPSPNPQVTHYFYLSPSLPTQICTSATILGAHQNVSFSSKPESFVDIILSNDWSKHLEKDLGKLDFPVTHEAVMYLLKKLDKDPKKAGNFLKWVIKQKRFEPSSAMYSLMLRIYANKDSMKDFWITIKEMKEKGFYIDEETYKSIHSVFRNLKMETDATALKHFYGRMIKENAMGDLAIDVSELIKKQEWGFEVERQLREMKLSVSDNFVLRVLKELREIGYPLKAFNFFKWVARSLGFQHNTVTYNGILRVLCREESIEEFWSVVEEMKSIGFEIDLDTYIKISRHFQKIRMLRDAVELYELMMDGQFKPSLGECNILLRSIAQSNPPDLDLLFRVVGKFEAAGHSRSKIIYDVIHRCLANLGRFEEAEKITEAMRDAGFEPDNITYSQLIYGLCKMRRLEEALNVIDAMEECGCIPDIKTWTVLIQGHCLAGEVDKALFCFAKMMEKNVDTDADLLDVLLNGFLSQRRVFGAYQLLIEMVNRFQMRPWQATYKLIIQKLLGERKFEEALDLLRRMKKHNYPPFPEPFHQYISKSGTVEDAVEFLKALSVKDYPSVSAYQHVFQTFFAEGRHSEAKDLLYKCPHHIRQHPAICGLFGSPNSNSGKVKRFTRKSLSSA